In the Candidatus Methanoperedens sp. genome, one interval contains:
- the secY gene encoding preprotein translocase subunit SecY — MAFESLAPLLNRLPAVSRPEGHVHFKKKLGWTLGILVLYFALANVPLFGLDKSSIDLFALYRAFFAGASGSIMVLGIGPIVTASIVLQLLVGANVIKMDLSNPHQQAIFQGLQKLLVFVMVALEALPQILGGYMRPDAGLAAQLGVSVSVITLFLFIQICIGGILILYMDEIVSKWGIGSGVGLFIIAGVSQQIVTGIFNWKSDQTGLPIGLIPKWIYLAGPSSPIPGLDYILSSNGILFLLIQGGILALFSTVIIYLMVVYAESTRIEIPLAHAAVRGARGRFPVKLIYASVLPMILVRALQANIQMIGLLLSSRGVMILGEFKQNTPVSGLMYYLSPIQGPSNWIPSLVSSQFTSLGVPAPAFWQIVLHVATDAFLLIIGGIIFALFWIETTGMGAKSVAEKIQKSGMQIPGYRRSSGTLERVMQRYIPKVTVIGGAFIGLLTLIASLLGTLGGAGGTGLLLTVSIMYRLYEDIASQQMMEMHPMMRSFFGKE, encoded by the coding sequence ATGGCTTTTGAAAGTCTTGCACCACTGCTGAACCGCCTGCCTGCAGTCTCGCGACCTGAAGGACATGTACATTTCAAGAAAAAGCTGGGATGGACGCTTGGAATATTGGTTCTTTATTTCGCTCTGGCGAATGTCCCTCTATTCGGGCTGGATAAAAGCTCGATAGACCTTTTTGCACTCTACCGTGCTTTCTTCGCCGGTGCTTCGGGTTCGATCATGGTTCTTGGAATAGGACCGATAGTAACGGCTTCGATTGTGCTGCAGTTACTTGTGGGTGCGAATGTCATTAAAATGGATCTCTCCAACCCCCACCAGCAGGCTATTTTCCAGGGTTTGCAGAAGCTTCTTGTCTTTGTGATGGTAGCACTTGAGGCGCTGCCGCAGATTCTTGGCGGCTATATGCGCCCCGACGCTGGATTGGCTGCGCAGCTTGGCGTGTCTGTGAGCGTGATAACCCTGTTCTTGTTCATACAGATCTGTATCGGGGGCATTCTGATTCTCTATATGGATGAGATTGTCTCCAAGTGGGGCATAGGCTCAGGTGTGGGTCTGTTCATTATTGCCGGGGTGTCGCAGCAGATTGTCACAGGCATATTCAACTGGAAAAGTGATCAGACAGGGTTGCCGATAGGGCTTATCCCAAAATGGATTTATCTGGCTGGTCCTTCCTCACCTATACCAGGGCTGGACTATATCCTGAGCAGTAATGGAATACTATTTTTGCTGATACAGGGCGGTATTCTAGCATTGTTCAGCACTGTGATCATATACCTGATGGTGGTTTATGCTGAGAGTACACGGATCGAAATACCGCTGGCTCATGCCGCTGTCAGGGGAGCTCGCGGGCGCTTTCCTGTCAAGCTTATCTATGCCAGTGTTTTGCCCATGATTCTGGTAAGAGCCCTGCAGGCAAATATCCAGATGATAGGGCTTCTTCTTTCAAGCAGAGGCGTTATGATATTGGGAGAGTTCAAGCAGAATACGCCTGTGTCGGGTCTTATGTATTATCTCTCTCCTATCCAGGGCCCCAGCAACTGGATACCCTCACTCGTCTCATCCCAGTTCACAAGCCTGGGGGTTCCAGCTCCTGCTTTCTGGCAGATCGTGCTTCATGTTGCAACCGATGCTTTCCTGCTCATAATAGGCGGCATTATATTTGCTCTCTTCTGGATTGAGACAACCGGCATGGGGGCAAAGAGCGTGGCTGAAAAAATCCAAAAATCCGGGATGCAGATACCAGGATATCGCAGAAGCAGCGGGACTCTGGAGAGGGTGATGCAGCGGTATATCCCAAAGGTAACGGTAATTGGCGGCGCATTCATAGGTCTGCTCACGCTCATAGCCAGCCTTCTTGGCACTCTTGGAGGGGCGGGCGGCACGGGCTTGTTGCTTACGGTGAGCATCATGTACAGGCTGTATGAGGACATAGCAAGCCAGCAGATGATGGAGATGCATCCCATGATGAGAAGCTTCTTCGGGAAGGAATAA
- a CDS encoding NAD(P)/FAD-dependent oxidoreductase codes for MKNRYDVIVVGAGPAGSITAKTAASGGLSVLLIEKRQEIGDPVRCAEGVGKDALIKHIEPDKKWIAAEVKGSMILAPDGTEIKMSEDASSKKIGYVLERKVFDRALAQKAAMAGAEVMVKTRATGLLRNNGKVTGINAMYMGETQEIKADIVIGADGVESKVGRWGGIDTSLKPGDIETCAQFLVSNIDAGEYSKFFLGEKYTPGGYVWIFPKGENTANVGLGILGSKSGNVRAISLLQRFIDNYMPHAKILEIVVGGVPVSGPIKQTITDGLMLVGDAARQSDPLTGGGITNAMDAGKMAGEVCIRAKENGDYSVRTLKEYEDKWRASIGRELSKSLLVKNLLIKLTDEQLNQLAHSLNGIDVSGMELSSLLLVLFKKNPKLLWELRTLFNPRI; via the coding sequence ATGAAGAATAGGTATGATGTAATTGTCGTGGGAGCAGGACCTGCAGGTTCGATAACCGCAAAAACCGCTGCTTCGGGCGGACTTTCGGTATTGCTTATCGAAAAAAGGCAGGAGATTGGGGATCCTGTGAGATGCGCTGAAGGGGTAGGCAAAGACGCTTTGATAAAGCATATAGAACCTGACAAAAAATGGATAGCAGCCGAAGTGAAAGGTTCCATGATACTTGCACCTGACGGAACTGAGATTAAAATGTCTGAGGATGCGTCCAGTAAGAAGATCGGTTACGTTCTCGAAAGAAAAGTTTTTGACAGGGCGCTTGCCCAAAAAGCCGCTATGGCCGGAGCCGAAGTGATGGTAAAGACAAGGGCAACAGGGTTATTACGGAATAACGGAAAAGTTACAGGGATCAATGCCATGTACATGGGAGAAACGCAGGAGATAAAAGCTGATATAGTGATCGGCGCAGACGGTGTTGAATCCAAAGTTGGAAGATGGGGCGGCATAGACACATCATTAAAACCTGGTGATATCGAAACCTGCGCACAGTTTTTGGTTTCTAATATCGACGCCGGCGAATACAGTAAGTTCTTTCTGGGTGAGAAATATACGCCGGGAGGATATGTATGGATTTTCCCCAAAGGCGAAAACACGGCGAATGTGGGATTGGGAATACTTGGAAGCAAATCCGGAAATGTCAGGGCGATTTCACTCCTTCAAAGATTCATAGATAACTATATGCCGCATGCTAAAATCCTGGAAATAGTAGTTGGCGGAGTTCCTGTCAGCGGGCCGATAAAGCAGACTATAACAGATGGGCTGATGCTTGTGGGCGATGCTGCCAGGCAGTCCGACCCCCTGACTGGCGGAGGCATTACCAATGCCATGGACGCAGGGAAGATGGCGGGTGAAGTTTGCATCAGGGCAAAGGAAAACGGGGATTATTCTGTTAGGACCTTAAAGGAATATGAGGACAAATGGCGCGCTTCCATTGGAAGGGAGCTAAGTAAATCCCTGCTTGTTAAAAACCTGCTTATTAAACTCACGGATGAGCAGTTAAATCAGCTTGCACATTCGCTCAATGGTATAGATGTCAGCGGGATGGAACTATCCTCGTTACTGCTTGTTTTATTCAAGAAAAATCCAAAGCTGCTGTGGGAACTCAGGACGTTGTTTAATCCCCGCATTTAA
- a CDS encoding 4Fe-4S binding protein, which produces MSVDVNRYKCGYCGACVGVCPVGALELVETWIEVDNTCTSCGVCAKICPVGALVVVK; this is translated from the coding sequence ATGAGCGTCGATGTAAATCGTTATAAGTGCGGATACTGCGGAGCATGCGTGGGGGTATGCCCTGTGGGCGCGCTTGAACTTGTGGAGACCTGGATTGAAGTGGACAATACATGCACCAGTTGTGGCGTTTGTGCGAAAATATGCCCTGTGGGCGCGCTGGTGGTTGTTAAATGA
- a CDS encoding DUF362 domain-containing protein, with translation MIILNEIIFKDAKITKPEDNQPEQIKRIFPHISPVRDGDIVAIKIHPGEYGNTTHVRPVVVRTVVDLVIKAGGIPFVTDTTTLYRGMKLNAADLIKGAAMNGFTHASMNAPFIVADGLRGGDGKEIQLNGEALDSITVASAIAEADSMIVISHGKGHPGSGFGGAVKHLGMGCLDRKGKIKVHEVGRPSIDPEKCILCNECVEVCPWGAITPPDIDQSKCCGELSCADACEQEAIIPPPDATDKMQKRLGEAALGPIKFLKGRIGYINWVYDLTPGCDCFNFSGERFVEDIGILAGRDPVAIDAATIDLINERMKINGRSINSVWGVNPWIHIEAARKIGCGSREYKLI, from the coding sequence ATGATAATCTTGAATGAAATTATATTCAAAGATGCAAAAATCACAAAGCCTGAGGATAACCAGCCCGAGCAGATAAAGAGGATTTTTCCTCACATTTCACCTGTAAGGGATGGTGATATCGTAGCAATAAAAATACATCCAGGCGAGTACGGGAACACTACCCATGTAAGACCGGTGGTTGTGAGAACCGTGGTTGACCTTGTCATAAAGGCAGGAGGTATACCTTTTGTGACAGACACAACCACATTGTACAGGGGTATGAAACTCAACGCCGCAGACCTCATAAAAGGTGCTGCCATGAATGGTTTTACCCATGCAAGCATGAATGCCCCGTTTATTGTGGCAGATGGATTAAGGGGCGGCGATGGAAAAGAGATACAGCTCAACGGCGAGGCGCTTGACAGCATTACAGTTGCCTCAGCCATAGCAGAGGCGGATTCGATGATAGTCATATCGCATGGAAAAGGGCATCCAGGCTCGGGATTCGGAGGGGCTGTGAAGCATCTTGGAATGGGCTGTCTTGACCGCAAAGGTAAGATAAAGGTTCATGAGGTAGGCAGGCCTTCCATCGACCCTGAAAAATGCATTCTTTGCAACGAATGCGTGGAAGTATGCCCGTGGGGTGCCATAACTCCGCCCGATATCGACCAGTCAAAATGCTGCGGTGAGCTATCCTGTGCCGATGCCTGCGAGCAGGAGGCCATCATTCCTCCACCCGATGCCACCGATAAAATGCAAAAAAGGCTGGGCGAAGCTGCGCTCGGGCCAATAAAATTCCTTAAGGGAAGGATTGGATACATCAACTGGGTTTATGACCTCACACCAGGATGCGACTGCTTTAATTTTTCAGGAGAGCGCTTCGTGGAAGACATAGGGATACTTGCAGGAAGAGACCCTGTGGCGATTGATGCTGCGACAATAGATCTGATTAACGAGAGGATGAAGATAAACGGCAGGTCGATAAACAGCGTTTGGGGTGTAAATCCATGGATACATATCGAGGCAGCTCGGAAAATAGGATGCGGTAGCAGGGAATATAAGTTAATATAA
- a CDS encoding MoaD/ThiS family protein encodes MKIKVRLLSGGVKEENLEVSPDSTYEELLDSLHINPEIVLVFRSGAPVPLDEKVSQEDVEVLRVVTGG; translated from the coding sequence GTGAAGATAAAAGTAAGGCTCCTTTCAGGGGGTGTTAAAGAAGAAAACTTGGAGGTTTCACCGGATTCTACATACGAAGAACTGCTTGATTCCCTTCACATTAATCCCGAAATAGTTCTTGTTTTCCGAAGCGGCGCTCCTGTACCTCTGGATGAGAAAGTGTCGCAGGAGGACGTTGAAGTACTGAGGGTTGTGACCGGAGGATAA
- the moaA gene encoding GTP 3',8-cyclase MoaA, producing MQLTDAYGRTINSLRISITNRCNLNCIYCHREGESRDIKTEMTADTITNIVEASKTFGISKVKFSGGEPLMRDDFENIIQSLPELKDISATTNGIFLSKRVQSLAKSGLSRINISLPSLSPEKYRKVTGGDVSSVLEGIEAAVDCLAPVKLNMVLLKGINDDEIEKMMDFIRRYEGKVILQLIELMDFRKAANYKLDINEIEKFLESKASDIKERAMHRRKKYYIDGVEVELVRPIDNSHFCANCTRLRVTSDGRLKPCLFRNDNLVDVNNKEPEEIVELMKLAMDMREPFYKG from the coding sequence ATGCAGTTGACAGACGCCTATGGAAGGACAATAAACAGCCTGCGAATATCCATCACAAACCGCTGCAATCTGAATTGCATTTACTGTCATCGTGAAGGCGAGAGCCGGGATATTAAAACCGAGATGACAGCCGACACTATAACAAATATAGTCGAAGCTTCTAAGACTTTTGGCATAAGCAAGGTAAAATTCTCGGGAGGGGAACCTTTAATGAGGGATGACTTTGAAAATATAATCCAATCCCTTCCTGAGCTAAAGGACATCTCGGCTACGACCAACGGGATTTTTTTATCAAAAAGGGTGCAGAGCCTTGCAAAGAGCGGGCTTTCCCGTATCAATATAAGCCTTCCCTCTCTTTCGCCTGAAAAATACAGAAAAGTCACGGGAGGTGATGTCAGCAGCGTACTGGAAGGGATTGAAGCTGCGGTCGATTGTCTGGCGCCAGTCAAACTCAATATGGTGCTGCTCAAAGGTATAAATGATGACGAAATAGAAAAAATGATGGATTTTATACGCAGGTATGAAGGAAAGGTTATCCTGCAATTGATAGAATTGATGGATTTTCGTAAAGCGGCAAACTACAAGCTCGACATCAATGAAATAGAAAAGTTCCTGGAATCAAAAGCCTCGGATATTAAAGAACGGGCGATGCACAGGAGAAAGAAATACTATATAGATGGGGTTGAGGTCGAACTTGTGCGCCCAATTGATAATTCGCATTTCTGTGCCAATTGCACCAGGCTTCGCGTCACTTCGGATGGGAGGCTGAAGCCCTGTCTTTTCAGGAATGATAATCTTGTGGACGTAAACAATAAAGAGCCTGAAGAGATAGTAGAATTGATGAAGCTGGCAATGGATATGCGGGAGCCGTTTTATAAGGGTTGA
- a CDS encoding ABC transporter substrate-binding protein, producing the protein MPNSKTVTIGHLSTVYHTSFILMGTDWLEKAGIHANWKLFASGPDIVKAFENKEIDLGYIGLPPAIIGIDRGVPIICVAGGHVEGTVLVAQEDYSTLEELRDFNSTLAQFKGKIIGSPPKGSIHDVIINNALEKAKLDIKVKNFAWTDFVLEALVDGEIEAAVGTPSLAVAASRACNAKIIIPPHALWRNNPSYGIVIRKELMQYPDMILSFLEMHEMASNFIREKPLDAARIVSQLTGIVDEDFVLEAYRVSPKYCAALSHEFVASTMAFVPVLHRLKYILKEIPESEIFEYSFINKVHTEKQHYNQPL; encoded by the coding sequence ATGCCTAACTCTAAAACTGTCACAATCGGTCATCTTTCCACCGTGTACCACACCTCCTTCATCCTGATGGGCACAGACTGGCTTGAAAAAGCAGGCATCCATGCAAACTGGAAGCTCTTTGCCTCAGGACCCGATATTGTAAAGGCTTTTGAAAATAAGGAAATCGACCTTGGCTATATCGGTCTTCCCCCTGCCATTATAGGCATTGATAGAGGAGTTCCGATCATATGCGTGGCAGGCGGTCATGTTGAGGGGACTGTGCTGGTTGCTCAGGAGGATTACAGTACACTCGAAGAACTGAGGGATTTCAACTCCACGCTGGCGCAGTTTAAAGGAAAGATCATCGGCTCTCCTCCAAAAGGCTCTATCCATGATGTCATCATTAACAATGCTCTTGAGAAGGCGAAGCTCGATATCAAGGTGAAGAACTTTGCATGGACAGACTTTGTGCTTGAGGCGCTGGTGGATGGGGAGATAGAAGCAGCAGTCGGGACGCCCTCACTTGCCGTGGCAGCATCGCGTGCCTGCAATGCAAAAATTATAATTCCGCCGCATGCTCTCTGGCGGAATAACCCAAGCTACGGCATAGTTATCAGAAAAGAATTGATGCAGTATCCTGATATGATTCTGAGCTTTCTCGAAATGCATGAAATGGCAAGTAATTTCATAAGGGAAAAACCTCTGGATGCTGCAAGAATAGTCTCTCAACTCACAGGAATCGTGGACGAGGATTTTGTTCTTGAAGCGTACCGTGTCTCACCAAAATACTGCGCTGCGCTATCGCATGAGTTCGTTGCCTCCACGATGGCTTTTGTGCCTGTGCTTCACAGGTTAAAATACATCTTGAAGGAAATACCCGAAAGTGAAATATTTGAATACAGTTTTATCAATAAAGTCCACACTGAAAAACAGCATTATAATCAACCCTTATAA
- a CDS encoding DUF2117 domain-containing protein produces the protein MRIGIILHGPEIVDTGSAKRIIDMFKRKHDVTAKLGGTMGRTAVLDAGLEDIIGISKGLTPSETILSIKDAIDLAVLLNHGKTLDTGRSFGQIVASKISQIPLVHIERPDCGGRIIYYTQEAKRCAEYVRHMLRETYDLPIESGCPAPSHIRTDGDLVIRRISGAFVGENIRLDGIVVGEITHHEPEIVCRDGRIVELRGIKAKPHGLEKLKNRRTDLFTARVKTGNIRRSLHEPRIRKMLCRTPCSRIAIIDHCAESTFELVKDAGLVITVGDDTTAIAADILARLGIPVIGIVDGDMDGVLGNAVVPMGSVVIRVKPGFDDIVGREVFEILMGGEQEISMEWSELLARILALAEKYVVDVGYY, from the coding sequence ATGCGCATAGGAATAATACTCCACGGTCCTGAGATTGTCGATACGGGGTCAGCAAAGCGGATAATCGATATGTTCAAGAGGAAGCACGATGTGACGGCAAAGCTCGGGGGAACCATGGGACGGACTGCAGTGCTCGATGCAGGTCTTGAAGACATAATCGGCATATCAAAGGGGCTCACTCCGAGCGAAACCATTCTTTCTATAAAGGACGCCATAGACCTTGCTGTACTTCTCAACCACGGAAAAACCCTTGATACCGGACGCTCTTTCGGGCAAATAGTGGCATCGAAAATCTCACAGATTCCCCTTGTCCATATCGAGCGCCCGGACTGCGGCGGCAGGATAATTTACTACACTCAGGAGGCAAAACGCTGCGCAGAATATGTCAGGCACATGCTGCGTGAAACATACGACCTCCCAATCGAGTCAGGCTGCCCGGCACCCTCGCATATCAGAACAGACGGCGACCTTGTTATCCGCCGTATATCGGGCGCATTTGTGGGTGAAAACATACGCCTCGATGGAATTGTTGTGGGGGAGATTACACATCATGAACCTGAAATCGTTTGCAGGGACGGCAGGATTGTTGAGCTTAGAGGCATAAAAGCAAAGCCGCACGGTCTTGAAAAACTAAAAAACAGGAGAACTGATCTTTTCACGGCAAGGGTCAAGACAGGAAACATCAGGCGAAGCCTGCACGAACCCAGGATACGAAAAATGTTGTGCAGGACACCATGTTCCAGAATCGCCATCATCGACCACTGCGCAGAGTCCACATTTGAGCTTGTAAAGGATGCGGGGCTTGTTATCACAGTTGGAGATGACACCACCGCAATTGCGGCTGACATATTAGCACGCCTTGGCATTCCAGTTATCGGGATTGTGGACGGGGATATGGATGGCGTGCTCGGGAATGCGGTGGTTCCTATGGGTTCGGTTGTAATTCGCGTCAAGCCGGGATTTGATGATATCGTGGGCAGAGAAGTGTTCGAGATATTAATGGGAGGCGAACAGGAAATCAGCATGGAGTGGAGCGAATTGCTTGCAAGGATACTTGCGCTGGCTGAGAAATATGTGGTGGATGTGGGGTATTATTGA
- a CDS encoding molybdopterin-dependent oxidoreductase, translating into MNKEKESISILSRRRFLLYLGIFLGIILAGLSLLKNIGINTINTFRIRSIEETPTFDPDTWKLTIDGLVSKTLTISYEELLKLESEEQVTEFHCVEGWSVENVKWKGVRLKVLFEMAGLAPDAAFATFHSASGIYKDSLSIKEALEPYVMLAYMLNDEALPQEQGRPLRLVMPRMFGYKNVKWVNRITLTNTQEIGYWERFGYKVDGVSYP; encoded by the coding sequence TTGAATAAAGAAAAAGAATCAATATCGATTTTAAGCCGGCGAAGGTTTTTGCTCTATCTTGGCATCTTTCTTGGTATAATACTCGCAGGTTTAAGCCTACTTAAAAATATAGGGATAAATACCATAAACACATTCAGGATACGGAGCATAGAGGAGACACCTACGTTTGACCCTGATACGTGGAAGCTTACAATCGACGGGCTTGTAAGCAAAACACTCACCATCAGCTATGAGGAACTCTTAAAGCTTGAAAGTGAAGAACAGGTTACTGAATTTCACTGCGTGGAAGGCTGGTCTGTGGAAAATGTGAAATGGAAAGGCGTGCGGTTAAAAGTGCTTTTTGAGATGGCAGGTCTTGCTCCAGATGCTGCATTTGCAACATTCCACTCTGCAAGCGGCATATACAAAGACAGCCTCTCGATAAAAGAAGCTCTTGAACCTTATGTCATGCTGGCTTACATGCTGAACGATGAAGCATTGCCGCAGGAGCAGGGCAGGCCGTTGCGCCTTGTGATGCCCCGGATGTTCGGATATAAGAATGTGAAATGGGTCAACAGGATAACCCTGACAAATACACAGGAAATAGGCTACTGGGAAAGGTTTGGCTATAAGGTGGATGGAGTGTCTTATCCGTGA
- a CDS encoding cytochrome b/b6 domain-containing protein has product MRILRFDTNTRVLHWSHAIIFIWLLITGIGIFITPKSLLGDPLVKMVHLYASLPFILLPPMIYALSSISTRNDIQELISWTYDDLRWFIEFLRKKKTHVAGKFNGGQKVNLLVTLLLITGLSISGYVVWMKSMFSRSFVELNFIVHDFFAIISILLLTGHIIFTLYYSESLRGIIYGEVDVRWAKGHYPDWFLRKSP; this is encoded by the coding sequence GTGAGAATATTGAGGTTCGATACCAATACAAGAGTATTACACTGGTCTCATGCCATAATTTTCATCTGGCTCCTTATAACAGGCATCGGTATATTTATCACGCCAAAATCGCTGCTTGGCGACCCTCTGGTAAAAATGGTTCACCTGTATGCTTCCCTTCCTTTTATTTTATTGCCTCCCATGATATATGCCCTCAGCAGCATATCAACCCGGAATGATATTCAAGAACTGATATCATGGACTTATGACGATCTTAGATGGTTCATCGAATTCTTAAGAAAAAAGAAGACCCATGTCGCAGGCAAGTTCAACGGCGGTCAGAAAGTGAATTTACTTGTGACCCTGCTCCTTATCACAGGGCTTTCTATATCGGGTTATGTGGTCTGGATGAAGTCGATGTTCAGCCGCAGTTTTGTGGAATTGAACTTCATTGTGCATGATTTTTTTGCGATAATCTCCATATTGCTGTTGACAGGACATATTATTTTCACGCTGTATTACAGCGAATCGCTGCGCGGCATTATTTATGGTGAAGTGGATGTGAGGTGGGCAAAGGGGCATTACCCCGATTGGTTCTTACGGAAAAGTCCGTGA
- a CDS encoding Zn-ribbon domain-containing protein, producing the protein MPHKCTRCENVFKDGAAIILNGCPKCGWNKFLYVRDITPESQPEKTAQTEAIPSAASKFIKEVDELLGNKTEPESKTKSEAKPQEIGERVESVRILSPGSYELNLESLLERDEIVMALKEDGTYLVHLPSVFQKKKHHER; encoded by the coding sequence ATGCCGCATAAATGTACCAGATGTGAGAACGTTTTCAAGGACGGCGCAGCCATAATACTGAACGGCTGCCCGAAATGCGGCTGGAACAAGTTCCTTTATGTGCGGGATATAACACCAGAATCACAGCCTGAAAAAACAGCACAGACTGAAGCAATTCCGTCCGCAGCCTCGAAATTTATCAAGGAGGTGGATGAGCTTCTCGGCAATAAAACGGAGCCCGAATCAAAAACGAAATCCGAAGCGAAACCGCAGGAAATTGGCGAGAGGGTGGAATCTGTGAGGATATTATCCCCGGGTTCATACGAATTGAATCTTGAATCATTGCTGGAAAGAGACGAGATCGTCATGGCGCTTAAAGAGGACGGCACGTATCTCGTTCATCTGCCCTCTGTTTTCCAGAAAAAGAAGCATCATGAGCGGTAG
- a CDS encoding DUF2073 domain-containing protein — MNGIQMDLISEDKLDGMTSMEKVRLILDEVRNGKILILEKGLTPNEQTKLIELTMTEISPDDFSGIEIESYPVKQSDTFLNKLLGKTSLKTRLTVIGLASQLKTIKKDRDLISALVSAP; from the coding sequence ATGAACGGAATTCAAATGGATCTAATATCAGAGGATAAACTCGATGGCATGACCTCGATGGAGAAGGTGCGGTTGATCTTGGATGAGGTAAGAAACGGGAAAATTCTCATACTTGAGAAAGGACTCACGCCGAACGAGCAGACAAAACTCATAGAGCTGACCATGACCGAGATATCACCGGATGATTTCTCAGGGATTGAGATCGAGAGCTATCCCGTAAAGCAGAGCGATACTTTTTTGAATAAACTGCTGGGAAAAACCTCTCTCAAGACCAGGCTTACAGTCATTGGTCTCGCTTCCCAGTTAAAGACCATAAAAAAGGACAGGGATTTGATAAGCGCCCTTGTTTCAGCCCCTTAA